The sequence aaaaacacagtgcttcttttcttaaagaaatgtttaggggtactctccttttcctactgcccctcaatgaggccaaacttagattcacaaaatatttaggggtacatgcatacccctgcaccccccccagaaaaagcactgtaaaaacataataaaatgttcaACATGTTCCCAATGTtttcagccttcagatgtcttctaaaagttgtgcagatctttatctccttgacatctgatgggagggtgttccacagggagggtgccactgccaagaaggccctctggctggttaaTGATTAATacagcctccttcctcttccaggGAGATATTTCTGTCTGTCCCATGTGTAGTTTGCATGACATGAACATCAGAGTTACCCCACGTTTTGAGAATCTTCTGCCTTCATAGTACAAAGTAATGAAAAAACTGCATCTCCCCAGTGCAATTGAAGGACTTTCTTGTACAGTGTGGATTTGTATTGCACTAGATTCCTTTGCTCGTTTTTATTCCTGCAGTGCTAAGCAAGTGCATTAACCAAATTTTAAACAGCCCATCACGGTGTCTTTTCTCTTGCTCAGGTCTGACTTTTCCCTCTCCAAGTATGTCAAGTTAGCAAGGATTAAAGAGAAAGAGAACTTCAGTGAGAAGGAAAATTTGAATCCTGAAAGGCTCAAGGTCAGAAGCCAAAGGTTATGATTTGCAACAGAACGGATTTAAGAATTAATTGTAGATTAATTGTTGCATGCTTTTTACTCATAGATCAGGGCAGGGATGAGGAAAGTTTTGTTGTGTGTGCCTCATTGCCAGTTTGAAATATGTAAATTGGCAAACATGGAGGAGGCCCATTCTTCATCCCGTTCAGATGGACACATGGTgcaatttatattgttttatgggTATGGGGAgctcttcttgttttcttcatACTCTTATCTGTAAAGAAGGCTCTTTTTGTGAAGGCTGAATTCATTTATATGGCTCACTACTGTCAGTGGGACTTGACTACCTATCACTAAGACAgcccttttctttattttctacCATCGCAACAATCCTATGCATTATGAAGTGTCGctattatttccattttacagGTGCAGGACTGAGGCAAAGAGGCAATGATTAATGTCACACCATGAATCCATGACAGAAGTGTACTCACTAACTCTTTATCTCCCTAACTGGCACTAGAAGATCAGTTAAAACTCACTGGCCTTAGTGGGAATTAACGGTGCGGCTAGCCAGACAAAGCAAGTTGGCAAAAGCTTTTTAGcacctgtaatggttctaggggttgctcgtgctgggttgcctggctgggttgcctgagtgaaccttttctgtccggacagccactcacccgtggctgtctcaatcgctggcagaatccgtcagtgggcgtttcttaaacttcttccagcaaagaagctctttgacgcctagtctcctcctactctctctgcgcgaaagccttctgcgcaaggagggcgtaggcagcggaggacccctactctccccgctggtccccggcaaggagtcatgggaccgcctcgccgcttccgccatctgccccccttctccactggtgctacgccgattctcttccccagaagatgggctgcctctcccaatcccgggacgctctctggaatccctctggattttgctctctccctctggcactgatggcagttccctgacagcactgTTTACAAGAGAATTGTAATACATCATAGGAATTTTAACACTTTTAatacagcgctctctctctctctctctctctctctctctctctgtgtgtgtgtgtgtgtgtgtatgtgtgtatgtaatttttattttgtgtgcTTGCAGGCTCTCATAAACTATTTAGATTCTCCTGTGGAACTTGAGCAACTCTATGCAGCTCAGGTAAAGTTAAGACTTCTTATCTGTTTATTTTTGAGCTTGGCAAAGCCTTTCGaaaggcttgttgttgttgttgttctccccTTCCAGATTTCCTTTAATAAATGAGTGAtatctgcttttaaaagaaacacaacaaAAAGCAACAAAGCTAAGTTTATCAGAATTTTAAAAGCGTGCCAAGATTCCGGCTCAGAAATCATATTGCAGATTAAGTCCTTTTACtggttaaactttggaactcactgataatggccaccagcttagatgactttaaaagaaaattagatAAATTCGTGCAGGATAAGGCAACCAAGGGCTGCTAGCCATCATGGCTGTCTCCAGTCAGACACAGTATGCTTCTGTGTATTAGTTGCTAGAAAGTGCTGGCAGGGAGATTGGTCATGTTCTCAGGTctggcttgcaggtttcccatgaaCATCTCttcgagaacaggatgctggacaagatgggtcattggcctgatccagcaggcccttccttTTTACATTAGCGGtaaggaattacagtggtacctcgattctcgaacgtaatccgttccggaagaccgtttgacttccgaaatgttcgaaaactgaggcgcaaagggctggctgcaagttcagttggaaaaattggaaaacatgcagtggaagccgtttgacttTCGAGGctcgttcaaaaatggaagcaattacttccgggttttcgatGTTCGAAAATTgaaatgttcggcttccaagacactcaaaaaccgaggtaccactgtatttcccatgGAAAGACACTGCGGTCTCATGTAAAAATTCAGATCCATGTGCCTATCAAATGTGTAGACCTTCTAGGAAAGGGCCATTGCTCATTGATAACAAATCTTCAGAAgctcccaagttcagtccctctCATCTCCAGGAAAGACTCGGAATGTCTCCTCTTTGAAACTCCAGAAAACCTCTGCCAATCAgtatagaaaatactgagctacatggaccagtggTCCAACTCACTATAAAGCAGATTCCTAGTAACCTTTTTCCTGCTATACAGAGTTCTGCGTACCTTAGGGATGCTTATTTACGGTATTTATTCTGGGTCAAGTTCGGAAAACCGGTTTGGAGGAATACAGAGGTGGCAAAGACCATTATTGGGGAAGCAAGGACCTTCATCTATTGGCCATGTTTGTGTGTTACACTAAATTGTCAGCGTAGGCGTGGTAACATCTGGTAAAGCCACTGTTAATTGTGTGTTTGCTTCTTTAAATTTTGTTAAGCTATAGAAGTATATATAtacttctatatatatatataccttgccgacaaagatccgtatagtaaaagctatggttttcacagtagtgatgtatggaagtgaaagctggactataaagaaggctgatcgccgaagaattgatgcttttgaattatggtgctggaggagactcttgagagtcccatggactgcaagaagatcaaacctatccattcttaaggaaatcagccctgagtgctcactggaaggacagatcgtgaagctgaggctccaatactttggccacctcatgagaagagaagactccctggaaaagaccctgatgttgggaaagatggcgggcacaaggagaaggggatgacagaggacgagatggtcggaTAGTGTtagcgaagctaccagcatgagtttgaccaaactgcgggaggcagtggaagacagaagtgcctggcgtgctctggtccatggggtcacgaagagtcagacacgactaaatgactaaacgactaaacaacaacaacaacaagctataGAAGTGACACAGCAGAAATAGAGCAAAGGTTTGGCTGGCCTCTAGACTCTCTGCCCATGTTGTGCTTCCCCAGAAGTCCTTTCAGCTAAAGCAGGAAACTTCGAAGTGGCGACTTGCCTTACCTTGCACCTGTTCCAGGTGGATGGGAACAGCTCAACTTGTTTATGGTAGGGGCAATAGTCTTGGAAAACGCCCTGGGGGGTGCCTCTGCAGCCCCAAACTCCAAGCGTCCTTCAGTAtgcgcagctctggaaaaggcattacCCTTCTTCTCCAGTGTGCTTCAGTGACATATATcaaatgatatatgcacactaatctagcataacacagcaagaagcatGAGACATCGTAGAGCTCATTATGTATTTACCcacacactatgtacagacaaaggaTTCATGGCGTCttctctctccagctccgagaggAAACAGGCAGGAacaagtaaaagcaaaagtacagtacaatagTACATACAgcagaagagataagactgtcttccattcccacactcttcccagacaggcatgtgatttacaccaatctcatctgcagcatcggAGTCGTGAAATactaacaaatacagtggtacctcgggttaagtacttaattcgttccggaggtccgttcttaacctgaaactgttcttaacctgaagcatcactttagctaatggggcctcctgctgctgccgcgctgccagagcacgatttctgttctcatcctgaagcaaagttcttaacctgaggtaatttctgggttagtggagtctgtaacctgaagcgtctgtaacctgaagcgtatgtaacctgaggtaccactatagtgggTGATGAATGCCTTTTGTTTGAAGATGTGGTGGACCAGAGAAAGCAATCGAGTGCGGGTCAGCTGTGTGCCTTTTCAAAGCCTCTCCAGAAAGCAGTCTTGTAGTTTGTAgtgcatttatatttttcaaGGCAGAAACAAATTTCTCTGCAGTTTCCTGCAGGAATTGGGAGAGGCCGTCCTAGTGATTATTCTGATTTCTCTGTCTGTCTTCCTAGGCCCTTGGACAACTCGGGGTTCCTGAGGAATCTGTCACATCTGCACTTTTTAAAACTGTAAGTAGAATCCCCATGGACTCTTGTCATCTTGTGATGGGCATTTGCAGACTTTTCTAACTAGATACTAAATGGGGCATTTGGCTAGTGCTGGTATAAATCTCCCTCATACTCCATAGCATCTGGGAGGGAGGAGTGTGATGGGAACGTGATATCATTGTGTGACACACACCACATGCCAGTTCACTAACTGTTACATGCAGGAGCAGTGAATTCTTGAATGTGGTGGCATCTCGTTATGCATTTCCTTTAACAGCTGTTTCTGGGGATACACATGGAGGGATGTGGGTCAGTGGCAGCCCTGCATCTCCTGTAACAtctagttaggtaaaggtaatgggacccctgaccgttaagtccagtcgtggatgactctggggttgcggcgctcatctcactttattggccgagggagccggcgtacagcttccgggtcatgtggccatcttgacgaagccacttctggcgaaccagagcagtgcatggaaatgccgtttaccttcccaccggagcggtacctatttctctacttgcacttcgtgcttgcgaactgctaggttggcaggagcagggaccgagcaacgggagctcatcccgccgcggggattcgaagcgccgaacttctgattggcaagccctatgctctgtggtttaacccacagctccacccgcgtcccaccctgCTAAGTTATCATATCTCACCATCATGTGTGTGACTCTTCTGAGGTTAAATATAGAGCCCCTTGTAACTGTGGACTGGAGCAAGACTCACCATAGTTATTGCTGGGGAAAGTTTTCGTACCATATTAAGAACTTGTTGGGGCTGGAGGGAATTTGCCTTACCATGCAGCATATGACTTTTCACAATTAATTTATAGGCATTTGCTTTTCACGCGCCTCCTCTGTGCTTATGCTATATATACAATCTTGGATTGAGCTGTGCCCTGGTGAGTGGGCAGGCAGGGTGCTTGGCTTTGGTCTTTCGAACCCTTCCACTTCTACTCTGTGCACCTGTGATATGCTTAGATGTTCATGCATGTATAagtaagtggtttccagctggcCTGCCATTAGTACTTATTCTCTCAGTTTCAGGAATGCAACAGCTTGCCTTTGCAGTATGAAGCAGCCCGGTCGCTGGCTTTGCTAGGTGAGTGACATTTCGCCTCTGATCATTATCTACACAACACAAGATCGTTCAGCACAGTTTGAAGCCAACTTGTTTGGACAGCCATAGTTAGCGCTGACCATGCCCCGGTTTGGACAGAAAAACAAACCAGAGTTAGATGGACTTGagctcttttcttccttcttccttctgggGTGGCTAATTTTCTATTATTACTCACAGAGGAATGCTCCCTGGTGCATTTATAGCAATCCTCATGTATTATAGGCCTTGTCACATGCAAGCAGAGGaggggttttttcctccctcaCAGCTTTCTTTTGCACATTTCACACTTGTGGCAGAATTGTAAAAGGTGACTTCCGGTCCAATCTGTTACAGGGATATAACCATTTGAGGTTCCTGTGTGGGCTGATATTTCAGATTACTTTCTGTTGGATTTGAATGTTTTGATTGCTTAGAACCCCCGGCCAATTTTTTTAGACACATGTGGACTTTGATTGAATTGGAGACTTCTATTTCCTGATGGACTTCAGAGTGAGATTAAGGAAGGAATCCTTGGACTGGGAGCAAGTCCAACTGAAATTAGTAGAATTTGTTTTCAGATAAACACACAGGCTCCAAATTGCCCAGTGATCTTTTTCAGAATGCCTTTGAAGACTGAAATCACATCTGTAAGCAAGATTTGAGCCAAGGCTCAGCCTTACAAACTTCTTTTGGATACCGCAGCTCAGCCTGGAATATCTGAAGTATTAATAACCAATCATAATAATAAGCAGCCTACTTTCACTTTTTGTTTGCTAAAGAGTATCAACATCCGTCCTCTCAAGCTGGCAAGCAGGTGTCGGTTTggtatttctgtttttaaagggggaaagaaatattCTGTCTAGAATATATATCCTCAGAATTGTTTTGCCTTGTAATGTGCTTCCCCTCCATTGTCACTTTATTTGTTTATCTTTTatctaattgtatttttattgctttgcattttattttgaatATGTTTATGTATGCCCGCAGAGAACTACAGTTAAGGGGTGGCAAATACTGCCGGTAATTAAATAAAACTTCCTGGGAGTTTTGCTTTCCCCTTTGATCACTGCCTCTTGATTCTCTGGAGCAGGTTGCCTAGATACCTCTGTAGTGAAAATGCTAATTAGACACCTAAAGGATGCGAGTCTGAATCGGAGAGAAGATACACTGAGTGCGTTGAAGGTATCCCTGCAGGCCTGGTCAATGACACCTGAACTTGAGGTAATATGTGGGGCTGTATTACAGATAGACATGTGCTCTGCCAGTCTCTTTCTGGGCCTATTTAAACAGCTTTCAGATCACTGTTGCACCTAATGCAGCTGCTCTCTTTCCCTAGTGGTATTGGATAGGTGCCCGGTCCAGTTTAATCCGAAATCTGCGACGGTTGGTGAACCTACAAGATCCCATGGACAGCGTAATATTCGATGCAGCCCTTTGCTTAGGGTACCTGGACAAGTATAATCCAATCGCACAAGAGACTATGTTCATGTGCTTGTCCCAGGACGACTGTCAGAGGAAAATTCAGGTGGGGCTGTTACATAAATGGACAGAGAGATCTGAGTTGTGCTTTGTGGTCCGAATACCTCTATGAAGTGAGTCCCTGGGAAATATTTGCCCCGGGACAATCACAGGGGAAAGGAGAAACAAAACTTGTTATGCATTCTGCCTTCTCACAGGGCAGGGGGCGAAGTTGCAGTTATTGCTCATTCCCCATGTTTAAGAGaatataaaaatgcacatttatcAGCCACCTTCCCCAGTTTGCTTCCCTTTTTCTTAGCTAGTCATGGCCTTGAGATGGGAGAAATCTGCTATGCATAGGAATAGCCATAATCAAGAACATTTACCCCAGATCTGTACTGTGGCTGCACCCAATAGTGGATGAAGGTGCGAGTGGAGGGAATCAGATTTAGGctgtagagcagtgtttcccagccctgggtctccaactgtttgtggactacaactcccatcatccctagcaattaagaccagtggtcagggatgatgggaattgtagactgaaaaaaaagctggagacccaagtttgggaaacactgctgtaGAGCTATGGTGAAGCTTTTTCTAATACCTCATTGACCGTATATCATTTGTTTGTACATTTGCACATTCTCCATGGAAGCTAGAAGCTTACTTTTTAAaacctggtttgtttgtttttctaaagaAAAGCCAAGAAGAAAAAGACACAACTTTAGGATTCAGTTGAAAGGATTTAAACTGTAGAAGATCAGATTCCTAATACGCCGTCGGGAGAAGAGTTGGGCGATTGCATTAAGTTGTTTTGGGATCTCCTTTCCTACAGTTTGTCAGGAGTTCAGGTTCAGGGTCTGTCGTATTATTTTAATGCTACCTTTAATATTATTTAGTTAAATGAGACTTATTGGCATGAAGCCCAAATTGTCTTCCTCTCCACACATCTTAGCCCACTTTGAACACATGTTCTCTCTCCATCCATGTATTCCTCTTCTAGGCTTTGGCCATGCTGGTAAAGCAAATGGCCATAGTGGACCCTGTAGTTATCAAAACTGTTATTGACCAGCTTCAGCGTTCTCCTTTGTACAAGGTGAGCAAATTTTGTTCTGTAGAACCCTTTCTGTGGTATtgagccagtacagtggtacctcgggttaagtacttaattcgttccagaggtccgtacttaacctgaaactgttcttaatctgaagcaccactttagctaatggggcctcctgctgctgcacgatttctgttctcatcctgaaacaaagttcttaacccgaggtaatatttctgggttagcggactgtATCTCAATTTTGGCTGAATTTCCCTTCCACTCTTTTGCTCATCCATGTATCCAAAAATTTGCTTACTATTTTCTCTCTACATGCTTTTTCATggatgaatttggctgaaaatataGATTTGTCtgagcttctctctctctgtttagcTATCTTACAGAATGATTCTATTTAtctatatttactcagaaataagttcctgggggtcaggggtcagcaacctttttcagctgtgcgCTGgcccaccatccctcagaccatgtggggggccggactatattttggaaaaagaatatgaacaaattcctatgccccacaaataacccagagatgcattttaaataaaaggacacattctacttatgtaaaaacacgctgattcccagaccatccatgggccggattgagaaggtgattgggccgcatccagcccacaggccttaggttgcctacccctgctgtgGGTTCAATGGGACCCCTTCCCAAGGGTTTATGTCTGGAACTTGTTTTTCCTGCACAGTTCTGGATCATTTCAAATAATAATCTCAATGGAATGGCctcagaaatgtgtgtgttatcTCTACTGAAATGTCAGGGGATAGGGGCATTGCTGCTCCTATCACAAAAGCAACAAGCAGTCTTGTTAGTCTCAAAGCTAACAAATATATCATGATATATATAAAGCACAAGCTTTTCTGGGCTTGAGTCTACTTCATCCATAACACATGTGTTAGTTTTTAAGTTAAGTTACAAGACCTTATGGTTTTTGCTACAACATACTAACATCACTACCCTTGTGGGGGCTGATAGAATGTCAGTTTGAGGCAGATTTAAACCAGAGATGGCAAAcggttggccctccagatgttcagctcccatcagcctcaacagcacgaccaatggtcaaggattacggcagctgtagtctaaaaacatctggagggacactacAGAGTTCTCAACCCTGCTTTAGGCTGAGACACCATGCCTCTATTTTTCCTGAAACTGCTCAGTTCTACATGTTATAATTGGATCTGTGCAACTTCACTTGCTGTTAGTACATGGGGATTTGTCCAAGGCACCAAGCATGTTTGCATTCTCCAGTTCTTTAGGCTACTGCTTCTCCCAGAACTCCTTGAACATGATttcctttttaaacaacaacaaaggggcaTATTGAGCCTAAGAGAATCCCCACTGAACTTGAAATCACCTTCCTAGAATGTTATGGGAACAGCCCAAGATGCATGATTGAATCAAGGGTTTGCATTTGATGCCGCAAGAATTGTGATCTATGCAAAGTGCAGACCAGCTAAGACCACCATCTTTATGCACCCTCAATTAGAGATTTGTTTCTGAGAAAAATCAGGTTTGTTTCTGAGAACAATATGCATGGGATTGGGTTACAAGTATTGTATTCTTTTTTTCAAGGACTTCCTATCACTGGATTTCCCTCCTTCCATTGTTCCATTTGTTCATGTTCTCAGTAGTTTAAAAGTTTTGTCCATGTTGCGGATGCAGCTTGAGAAGAAGAGGTGGTGTGGGGAAACTGTCTTTAGAGTTAACGGTCTAGAAGGAAAACATAAATAAGAAAGCagatttttatttcttatataagCACAAAGTAACATGgatcttagggacgcgggtggcgctgtgggttaaaccacagagcctaggacttgccgatcagaaggtcggaggtttgaatccccgcgacggggtgagtgcctgttgcttggtccctgctcctgccaaactagcagtttgaaagcacatcaaagtgcaagtagataaataggtactgctccggcaggaagataaacagcgtttccgtgtgctgctctggttcgccagaagcggcttagtcatgctggccacatgacccggaagctgtacgccggctccctcagccaataaagcgagatgagtgccgcaaccccagagtcggccacgactggacctaatggtcaggggtccctttacctttacctaacatggATCTTGCCTGCCTTTGACGATGCATGCCTTTGGACTGGCATCCTGAACAAAAGCTTTTAGCTTTTCCTATATCCTATTAAGTTTATTTTGTTTACCCCTttaagtttcttcttcttcttcttcgtgttGTAACAGTTTTTGTAAGCTTTGAAAATCAGTAAAACATAATTAGAAAAGAAGTGATGGGAAGTGGTGAATAGTGGAAGAAAGAGTGGCAGTCCTACTGGGGCAGGATGAAGAGCAGGTTGGAGGGACAGTCTGTTGAAATACCACAAGCACATGATGTTTGTTAAATGGATAGtttatgtcctcttttttgcctCTTTACCCTCAGCATCGCGTTGACGCTGCAAGACTTCTAGCCACCATAGGGCTCGAAATCATCCAAGAAGAAGGCTTGGAGGAGGAAGTGTTCAATGTGCTTCTGGAGAAGTTATCTGAGGAACCTTTTCTGGTGATGTTGAACTTTTCAAAGCTGTCCCTTTGGTTTTTCAGTTTTGCGAACTAGTTCTGCCTTGCCTTTTAAAATACCCAAATTCTCTAGTTCTCCATCATGTCCTATTCCATTCAGATGCCATCTGCGCCTAAGCAACGGATGTCAAAAATGTACGCACCTCAGCTTATGTTTTTTAATCATATAGAAGCTAGTTTGAGGGCAAGTGCACCACACacaagtatttctcaagaaactacagaatacatatggattgtggctaacataaTGTGCACTCTGCTTCAAATACCAGTGGTGGGAGCGCACTGGGGTTGAAGTAAAcagcaatgtgtacacagcctgagttATCCACAGAATTCAAACTGAGAAACTATGATTAATGGTGTTGGTTCAAGGAAACAATAGGTATAAAAGCACAATTCCTAGATGCCAATATCAGGTTTGTGTCTCATCCTTCACCCAGGTTGTGAGGCAGGCTGTTGCCTCAACTGTTGAAGAACTGAACATAAAGAAGCGAGTCTGGGACATAGTGGAGAAGTAAGCTGCAAGATAAGGCAACGATTCAATGTATATTCCATTTTTTTCCTTCAGTGAGAGAGACCCTAAAGGTGGCTGCAACTTCCACACTTCTCAACTGCAGGGGTCAAACCGCAGAAAGTGCCACCTGGTGTGAGGCTGTGTTCACCCTGTAAAAgcacattttccccctcccaaaaaacccagGAACTGGctttttgttaagggttctgaaatTGTAGCTCTCCGTGTactaagctacagttcccaggattttggaaGGGGGTGCTTTAATTGTATTGTGTGTATGCAACCTGGGTGCAAAAGGAGCTATAGGGCTGCACCTGCCCACACACTTTACAGAACCCAGCATTTAAACCATAATTTCATGGACTAAAATCCACATTCTTAAGGCTCATGAAAGCTTGTATTGTCTTAAGCTGCATACAGAGGATTATTagagagttttaaaaaaaatattataacaaAGTTACTGCAAGACTTATACACCTTTAAAGGCAATTCCTAGTGGGAAGgagcagcggcagagcaagctgaGAGGGCGCCTGGGACAGCGcacatgccctgtgcccaggggcggggccagccgacTGCGGGGCGAGCCAAGCCGGGGCAGGACAGTCtgcggggcctctgaggagtctgcctgcttcctcccactcagccgccctacaactgagggggaggcagcgagtggactgtttggggcagcacggagcctgtggGCAGCCAAGCCACCGTGTTACTcacaggagagacgtgtggctcgggcgtgctgcaggaCCTGCgatgagtgccacccggcattttgtcacccccctcagtggtgacacccggtgtggcctgcccccaccacacaccccttcctctgcccctgggaaGGAGAGGTAGACGCTAAGAGACAGAGTGAGTCCCATTCAGAGTCAGAGGAGGAATTTCCCTGAAGGAGGAGAGGCATGGATTGTGCAGACCACTGGCTTTTCTGGGAAACAAAAATCCTTGGCTGAGCTGCTGGAGTAGGTCGCAAAGTGGCTTAAACAATATTGTAGAGCTGTCATTTCTTCagtacacacacattttttttaaaaaaaatcttgacCCACTGTGGTCTCTGCTCAAACTAGTTTAGCAGCTTTTTGTAGTGCTTTAATCTAGAAAAAAGGCAAAACTACCCTACTGAAGCATGATCTGAATATTGCAgcagcagatgatgatgatggtgatgatggtgatgatgatatttataccatgcccatccaactgggtttccccagccactctgggcagctcccaacagaatattaaaaacagaataaaacttcaaacattaaaaacttccctaaacagggctgctttcaggtgtcttctaaatgtcagatagatgtttattctcttgacatctgatgggatgtcacagggcgggtgccactaccgagaaggccttctgcctggttccatgtaactttgcttcttgcagtgagggaaccgccataaggccctcggagctagacctcagtgtctgggctgaacaaggggggtggagatgctccttcaggtatactgtccCAAGCTCCCTTTTGCATCTATTCATATGACTGAAAACCTCTTGTGCTAACCATGCATCACAGCAGACTCCTAGAGCACATTTATTAAACAGATAACGAGCAGGACTGGTCCTGAGGCTTGCTTGCACAGAACTGAAATGGTGGAGGGGAACCTCACAACCCGCCTACAGAAATCCCACCGCACCTGCCGAACTGCAGGAAGAGTGATGGCTACATTCAACTTCCTTTCAACCCATGACACATGAAATTTGGCAAGACATTGGTGTGAACCCGCACTCTAGTTACATAACATATTCCGGATTGGAGTCCCGTGGCTGCTTTTTCAGCTCAAACATGCTTTTAAGAAAataggtttacagtggtacctcaggttaagaac comes from Podarcis raffonei isolate rPodRaf1 chromosome 2, rPodRaf1.pri, whole genome shotgun sequence and encodes:
- the HEATR9 gene encoding protein HEATR9 isoform X5, which codes for MPVSEEAGKAEEKGPEEKALINYLDSPVELEQLYAAQALGQLGVPEESVTSALFKTFQECNSLPLQYEAARSLALLGCLDTSVVKMLIRHLKDASLNRREDTLSALKVSLQAWSMTPELEWYWIGARSSLIRNLRRLVNLQDPMDSVIFDAALCLGYLDKYNPIAQETMFMCLSQDDCQRKIQALAMLVKQMAIVDPVVIKTVIDQLQRSPLYKHRVDAARLLATIGLEIIQEEGLEEEVFNVLLEKLSEEPFLVVRQAVASTVEELNIKKRVWDIVEKQLRDDKDEIRKKAVIALGVLGIRNKNLFFAMLEMLELDTCEDVRIQVVRAFSTLGMDNMHVRKSLVKKAQTQGILARECSKALESLDKVSDAQKEYMLQSFKIY